One Candidatus Omnitrophota bacterium genomic window carries:
- a CDS encoding carbohydrate binding domain-containing protein, with translation MKKVYLALTAMAIVLLFAGQAFAATLVIADFDSGTKPNNIGGDFGAWNKDEADATQGCKMDFDGSVMHGTKGFSVRLDYDVDSPNPAYNGFWMKLQDTDVSKYDKLSFWIKGDETAGFSPKVKLEVKNSKGEVGKYLITNVTKDWQEIVVPLNKLAGLTDLTSMTEFVIVFDDMTCAAKKQGTIYIDDIAFVK, from the coding sequence ATGAAGAAGGTGTATTTAGCGTTAACCGCGATGGCGATAGTGTTGCTTTTTGCGGGGCAGGCCTTCGCTGCAACTCTCGTCATAGCCGATTTTGATTCTGGGACCAAGCCAAACAACATAGGCGGCGATTTCGGCGCCTGGAACAAGGACGAGGCCGACGCGACCCAGGGCTGCAAGATGGACTTCGATGGGAGCGTCATGCACGGCACCAAGGGTTTCTCCGTCCGCCTGGATTACGATGTCGATTCGCCGAACCCGGCCTACAACGGCTTCTGGATGAAGCTCCAGGACACCGATGTCTCCAAGTATGACAAGCTCAGTTTCTGGATCAAGGGCGATGAGACAGCCGGTTTCTCCCCCAAGGTAAAGCTTGAGGTCAAGAATTCCAAGGGAGAGGTAGGTAAATACCTGATCACCAACGTCACAAAGGACTGGCAGGAGATAGTAGTTCCGCTTAACAAGTTAGCGGGCCTGACGGACCTTACCTCCATGACCGAGTTCGTCATCGTATTCGACGATATGACCTGCGCAGCGAAGAAGCAGGGGACGATCTATATAGACGATATAGCGTTCGTCAAGTAA
- a CDS encoding carbohydrate ABC transporter permease, whose amino-acid sequence MPQGKGIKFITYLALTACSVVFALPFAWVMVTSLKPVEQTMTMPPTWIPKTYYIESAGKKLEVKKGIVTHEAGAILTVKEGPREGERLFVPNSQLKDGKALLQVQIADKVVQGYYPVDIEKEVQPGWIQVIEKLPAQYEKTEPYWTFVPPEKIIEKVKFWLRNYLDVFVKIPFLNYAKNTLIVCILGVIGTTFTSALVAYGFARIRWKGRDFIFMLTLSSMMIPFAVLMVPLYGVFKAFGWIGTLQPLWFPYVFGTAFNIFLLKQFFMTIPRDLTDAARVDGCNEFEIFWRIILPLSKPALTVVALFHFLYAWNDFMGPLIFLTNKDTYTLSLGLQVFQSQHGGTEWHLLMAASAMVILPILVMFFFAQKTFIQGVALTGLKE is encoded by the coding sequence ATGCCCCAAGGTAAAGGCATAAAGTTCATTACGTACCTGGCTTTGACCGCCTGCTCGGTCGTTTTCGCGCTTCCTTTTGCGTGGGTCATGGTCACGTCCCTCAAGCCGGTAGAGCAGACGATGACTATGCCGCCCACCTGGATACCCAAAACCTATTATATAGAGAGCGCCGGAAAAAAGCTTGAAGTAAAAAAGGGTATTGTAACGCATGAGGCCGGCGCGATCTTAACCGTAAAAGAGGGGCCGAGGGAAGGGGAGCGTTTATTCGTTCCTAACTCACAGTTAAAAGACGGCAAAGCCCTCCTTCAGGTCCAGATAGCCGACAAGGTCGTCCAGGGTTATTATCCCGTCGATATCGAAAAGGAAGTGCAGCCCGGATGGATACAGGTCATAGAAAAACTGCCGGCGCAATACGAAAAGACCGAACCATACTGGACTTTCGTCCCGCCGGAGAAGATAATCGAGAAGGTAAAATTTTGGCTAAGGAATTACCTCGATGTTTTTGTTAAGATCCCGTTCCTGAACTATGCGAAGAACACGCTTATAGTGTGCATATTAGGCGTGATAGGGACGACGTTTACCAGCGCCCTTGTCGCTTACGGCTTCGCCAGGATACGCTGGAAAGGAAGGGATTTTATATTCATGCTCACGCTTTCATCGATGATGATACCTTTTGCCGTTTTAATGGTCCCCCTTTACGGCGTATTCAAGGCATTCGGGTGGATAGGCACTTTGCAGCCGCTTTGGTTCCCGTATGTATTCGGCACAGCGTTCAATATATTCCTGCTGAAACAATTTTTCATGACGATACCGCGCGACCTTACCGATGCCGCGAGGGTGGACGGGTGTAACGAATTTGAGATCTTCTGGCGCATAATACTTCCGCTCTCGAAGCCCGCCCTGACGGTCGTGGCCCTGTTCCATTTCCTTTATGCCTGGAACGACTTTATGGGGCCGTTGATATTCCTCACCAACAAGGATACATATACGCTCTCCCTGGGGTTGCAGGTATTCCAGAGCCAGCATGGCGGGACGGAATGGCACTTGCTGATGGCCGCCTCGGCGATGGTCATATTGCCCATATTGGTCATGTTCTTCTTCGCGCAGAAGACATTCATACAGGGAGTGGCTCTGACGGGGCTGAAGGAATAA
- a CDS encoding class I SAM-dependent methyltransferase produces the protein MKDAYSHPGFCDVAYDWDRRPECDFIERCIEKYSGAKGRSVLDIACGTGIHLMEFARRGYEAAGIDGRKEMVDFVLKKAAAEGLDVKCAQTDMKGFDTGRKFGCAICMLDSFRYLLTDEDILRHLRSVAASLEDGGLYIIDLWMPEDDRIGGWEDLCWTQERGNIRVDARYVQHGETFNPEEKTFDDELIFKVTGPSVNSTVTSRAKTRALLFAEFRELAGKGGSFELKEKFYNFDFKSKEGYNIKSLRTNLVLKKRR, from the coding sequence ATGAAAGACGCGTATTCGCATCCGGGCTTCTGCGACGTCGCCTACGACTGGGACAGGAGGCCGGAATGCGATTTCATAGAGCGGTGCATAGAGAAATATTCGGGCGCGAAGGGCCGTTCCGTGCTTGATATAGCCTGCGGGACCGGGATACATCTTATGGAATTCGCGCGGCGCGGGTACGAAGCGGCGGGTATAGACGGGAGAAAAGAAATGGTCGATTTTGTCCTGAAGAAAGCCGCGGCCGAAGGCCTCGACGTAAAATGCGCACAGACGGACATGAAGGGATTTGATACGGGCCGCAAGTTCGGATGCGCGATCTGCATGCTCGATTCGTTCCGGTACCTGCTGACCGACGAAGACATACTGCGCCACCTAAGGTCCGTCGCCGCTTCGCTTGAGGACGGCGGGCTTTATATCATAGACCTCTGGATGCCGGAGGATGACCGTATCGGTGGATGGGAGGACCTTTGCTGGACCCAGGAGCGCGGTAATATCCGCGTAGACGCGAGATATGTCCAGCACGGGGAGACTTTTAACCCGGAGGAGAAGACCTTTGATGACGAGCTTATATTTAAAGTGACCGGCCCCTCGGTCAATTCTACCGTGACCTCGAGGGCCAAGACCAGGGCACTGCTCTTCGCCGAGTTCAGGGAGCTCGCAGGGAAGGGCGGATCATTTGAATTGAAGGAAAAATTTTATAATTTTGACTTTAAATCTAAAGAAGGCTATAATATTAAATCATTAAGGACAAACCTGGTCCTCAAAAAACGGAGGTAA
- a CDS encoding HD domain-containing phosphohydrolase, translating into MIRLSDLIKLTQKISKKPEPPKAPAEDKKEEPAEKQEEKKTEQSYLKLAQAIKEMDRKESKKEEPTYQVQISKAINKMKEDKEESFLIYEEAHNLIKDIFNKVKNDESFDCEQVVLVIRKMVDQICLGGHELTVLTSRCSPENYLWCHAVNACIISLLIGATLGYNKSKLQELGIASYLYDLGMIKVLDLVETPKPLNEAEFDEVKKHPRYSSDILKGPKEDILQLAIKIARQVHERVDGSGYPDGIKGEDTHEYTQIIALADMYEAMTHPRPYRDGYFPHDAIKEILRKSEQFSPLVIKALIKRVSLYPIGTWVKLNTDEVGKVAEVHEDYLLRPVVNVVFDINGRRLDEVKSIDLASQQSIYIKESVDLSKLAFKLDTGK; encoded by the coding sequence ATGATACGACTTTCAGACTTAATAAAGCTTACGCAAAAAATTTCAAAGAAACCTGAGCCTCCGAAAGCACCGGCTGAAGATAAAAAAGAGGAGCCGGCAGAAAAACAAGAGGAGAAAAAGACGGAGCAATCTTACCTTAAACTCGCGCAGGCGATAAAGGAGATGGACCGCAAAGAATCCAAAAAGGAAGAACCGACCTACCAGGTCCAGATCTCAAAAGCGATAAATAAGATGAAGGAAGACAAAGAAGAGTCTTTTCTGATTTACGAGGAAGCGCATAACCTTATAAAAGATATCTTTAATAAGGTAAAAAACGACGAGTCGTTTGATTGCGAGCAAGTGGTCCTCGTGATCAGGAAGATGGTAGACCAGATCTGTTTAGGCGGACACGAGTTAACGGTGCTAACAAGCAGATGCTCGCCCGAGAACTATCTGTGGTGCCACGCCGTGAACGCCTGCATCATCTCCCTTTTGATCGGGGCAACATTAGGTTATAACAAGTCTAAACTCCAGGAATTAGGGATCGCGTCATACCTTTACGATCTGGGGATGATCAAAGTCCTGGATCTGGTGGAAACCCCGAAACCGTTAAATGAAGCTGAATTCGATGAGGTCAAAAAACACCCCCGTTACTCTTCCGATATCCTGAAAGGGCCCAAAGAGGATATATTGCAGCTCGCTATCAAGATCGCCCGTCAAGTCCATGAAAGGGTCGACGGTTCGGGTTACCCCGACGGCATCAAAGGCGAAGATACCCATGAATATACGCAAATTATCGCGTTAGCGGATATGTACGAGGCGATGACGCACCCCCGGCCTTACAGGGACGGGTATTTCCCGCATGACGCGATCAAGGAAATATTAAGAAAATCAGAGCAGTTCTCGCCGTTAGTCATCAAAGCCTTGATAAAGCGCGTTAGCCTCTATCCCATCGGGACGTGGGTCAAATTAAACACCGACGAAGTCGGAAAAGTAGCGGAAGTCCACGAAGATTATCTCCTGCGTCCGGTCGTAAATGTAGTCTTCGATATAAACGGAAGGAGGTTAGACGAGGTAAAGTCGATCGATCTCGCAAGCCAGCAAAGCATTTATATAAAAGAGAGCGTCGACCTTTCGAAATTGGCGTTTAAATTAGATACAGGTAAATAA
- a CDS encoding sugar ABC transporter permease: MTKEEKREFIKGILFTSPWLIGFSIFVIYPVVASFCYSFCYYSVIQPPRFIGLLNYKDLLTDPIFWKSLWNTFYFVIFMIPLGFVASLSLAMLLNTKVRGMAFYRMIFFVPSLVPMVAGSILWMWIFNGEYGLLNNFLIKMGIPNPPNWLMDVNFAKPAIIIMSLWGLGQTIVIYLAGLQDVPVALIEAADLDGANWFDKLWNITIPMISPVIYFNVIMAIIGGFQIFSQAYIMTGGGPQRSTTFYALYLYQTAFEDLRMGYASAMAWILFVVILILTMLVQRISKESVYYHGG, translated from the coding sequence ATGACCAAAGAAGAAAAAAGGGAATTCATAAAAGGCATTCTTTTTACCTCCCCCTGGCTTATCGGCTTCTCGATATTTGTCATATATCCGGTCGTAGCGTCCTTTTGCTACAGTTTTTGTTATTATTCGGTGATCCAGCCTCCGCGCTTCATCGGCCTGCTCAATTATAAGGACCTTTTGACCGATCCGATATTCTGGAAATCCCTGTGGAACACATTTTATTTTGTCATATTCATGATACCGCTCGGTTTTGTGGCATCGCTTTCATTGGCGATGCTGCTCAACACGAAAGTAAGGGGGATGGCTTTTTACAGGATGATATTCTTTGTGCCGTCGCTCGTCCCTATGGTCGCCGGTTCGATACTCTGGATGTGGATATTTAACGGCGAGTACGGGCTCCTTAATAATTTCCTGATAAAGATGGGGATCCCGAACCCCCCGAACTGGCTTATGGACGTGAACTTCGCTAAACCGGCCATCATAATCATGAGCCTCTGGGGGCTCGGCCAGACGATAGTCATCTATCTTGCCGGCCTGCAGGACGTGCCGGTCGCGCTTATCGAGGCGGCAGACCTCGACGGGGCGAATTGGTTCGATAAACTTTGGAATATAACGATACCGATGATATCGCCCGTTATATATTTTAACGTGATAATGGCCATCATAGGGGGTTTCCAGATATTTTCCCAGGCTTATATAATGACAGGCGGAGGGCCGCAGCGTTCGACGACTTTTTACGCGCTATACCTTTATCAGACGGCCTTCGAGGATCTTCGCATGGGTTACGCGAGCGCGATGGCATGGATATTGTTCGTTGTGATACTTATATTGACGATGCTCGTTCAGCGCATCTCCAAAGAGAGCGTCTATTACCACGGAGGTTGA
- a CDS encoding ATP-grasp domain-containing protein, giving the protein MGLLVGLTFDIKSRKVPKGSPSDLWAEHDSEETISAVVEALNSGGNKAIRIGSSKRLLSGLSSLKFDIIFNIAEGISGRNRESEVPVLLDIAGIPYAGSDALTLSVSLDKVISKKIFMYHGIPTPAYFECVKGGRAAVPKGLKFPFIVKPRYEGSAKGIGPGSVVRNISSLEKQTDEIIRKYGQPALVEEFIDGWEFTVGIIGNRDPVVLPVVQRHVEIETGLSSHIFDKTCADKQDSSFMDKRELKYRDIMGIDAGLEERIKRFALKAFNGLECRDFARIDFRVDRKKQVYMLEINPLPSLARDDYFSMVAELMGITYERMINMMFAAALDRCGLR; this is encoded by the coding sequence ATGGGGCTCCTTGTCGGGTTGACATTTGATATTAAGTCCCGCAAAGTCCCCAAAGGTTCTCCGAGCGATCTATGGGCCGAACACGACAGCGAAGAGACTATCTCCGCTGTCGTGGAGGCCCTTAATTCGGGCGGTAACAAGGCGATACGCATAGGTTCATCCAAGCGCCTCCTCTCCGGATTATCCTCCCTGAAATTCGACATAATCTTTAATATAGCCGAGGGTATCTCCGGGAGGAACCGCGAATCCGAAGTCCCGGTGCTCCTCGACATCGCCGGCATACCTTACGCAGGTTCCGACGCGCTCACGCTTTCCGTCTCTCTCGATAAGGTAATCTCAAAAAAAATATTCATGTATCACGGGATCCCGACGCCGGCATATTTCGAATGCGTTAAAGGCGGCAGGGCCGCCGTGCCCAAAGGATTAAAGTTCCCGTTTATAGTAAAGCCTCGATACGAGGGCTCGGCCAAGGGGATAGGCCCCGGTTCGGTGGTCCGGAATATATCATCTCTCGAGAAGCAAACGGATGAAATAATCAGGAAATACGGGCAGCCGGCCCTGGTCGAGGAATTTATCGACGGATGGGAGTTTACCGTCGGGATAATAGGGAACCGGGATCCCGTCGTCCTTCCGGTCGTGCAGCGCCACGTGGAGATCGAAACCGGATTGAGCAGCCATATTTTCGATAAGACCTGCGCAGACAAGCAGGATAGTTCATTCATGGATAAGCGGGAACTAAAATACAGGGATATTATGGGTATAGACGCGGGACTCGAGGAGAGGATAAAGAGATTTGCGCTTAAGGCCTTCAATGGGCTGGAGTGCAGGGATTTCGCCAGGATAGATTTCCGCGTTGACCGGAAAAAGCAGGTTTATATGCTCGAGATCAACCCGCTCCCGTCCCTGGCGCGGGACGACTATTTTTCCATGGTCGCGGAACTTATGGGCATCACTTATGAGAGGATGATAAACATGATGTTCGCGGCCGCTTTGGACAGGTGCGGACTGCGATGA